The following DNA comes from Flammeovirgaceae bacterium.
AATAAAAACACTCGCCACAATTGGTGGTAAAGGGGCTCATCACCCAATCCCCTGCCCGTAGGGATTTCACATTGGCCCCCACCTCCACCACCTCGCCCACAAACTCGTGGCCCATGGCCGTGCCATGGTCCTGCCCTTTTTCATGCCCATGGTAAACGTGCAGGTCGGAGCCGCAAATGCAGGCAAGCTTTACCTTCACGATGGCATCGTCAGGGCTTAGCAGCCGCGGATCGGCAATGGACTCATACACGATTTTTCCCTTTCCGTGAAAGGTAAGTGCCTTCATGCCTCAATGGTTTGAGGCCTTAATGTATGGCAATCGTGCCACACAATCAACCGGCCTTGCTTTCGTTGTCCCCCTGATGGATTTGACCCCCGTGCCCCTTACCTTTGTGCCATGAGGATTGTACCGATATTTCTTGCCATAACAGCGTTTTTGGCCGGCTGTAAAAACGGGGACGAGGAAAAATGCGCTTTTATCCCCGACACCTCCGGTAAAAAGGTGACGGTAAAGGTGGAGCAATTGGAAGACTCCGTCACCCGTTTTTCATCAAAAGAAGAACTGGTGGGGTTTTTTTCCAGGAATACCGTACTGCGCGATGTTTTTTTTAACAGGAAGGCCTATCCTGACGACTCCGTTTTCATAAATGAGCTATACACCAGGTTTAACAACCCCTATTTCGATTCTTTGTTGATCGACACGCACCAGGTGTTTGGCGACCTGCGCGGGCTGAAGGACGAACTCAACGAGGCTTTTACCAATCTTGCCTACTACTACCCCCACGTGAAAACCCCAAAAGTGAAAACGGTGATCACCGGTTTGGAGAGCGATATCTTTGTGTCCGACAGTTTGATCATCATCGGGCTGGACTATTACCTCGGCCCGGGCGCGCGGTACAAGCCCAATATGTACGACTATATGTTAAGAAGGTACAGGAAAAATTTTATCGTTCCATCAATCATGCTTCTGTATGGCATTGATGGGCAATTCAACAAAACCAATTTGGAAGACCGCACAGTGTTGGCCGATATGATCAGTTATGGAAAGAGCTACTACTTCGCCAAGCAAATGCTGCCCTGTGTGCCCGACAGTGTGTTGATAGGGTACACAGCGGAAGAGCTGAAGGGTTCCAGGGAAAACAGTGACCTGATCTGGAAGCGGTTGGTTCAGGACGAAGTGTTTTATTCCACCAGCCACCTGATAAAGCAAAAGTATATTGCCGAAAGGCCAAAGACGCTGGAGGTGGGCGAAAAATGCCCCGGCAGGATAGCCACCTGGGTAGGCTGGGAGGTGGTAAAAAAATATATGGCAGGGCACAGCGGGGTGGGCCTTCCCCAACTCATGCAAAACCCCAGCGCAAAGGAAATTTTTAGCGAATCCGGGTACAAGCCAATGTAAGGCGCTTTCAACCTGGGATGGCCGTGGTGATGATGTGGGCAAAACGGACGGACAAACTTTTTCTCGAATACTTCCTTTCCGCCAGCGACCGGGCATGGGCCTGGTAGCGCTCAAGCAATGGCCTGTTGGACATAAAAGGTTCCAGTTTCTTTATCAGGTCCCCCGGCTGGCGTGGGTCCACGTGGATGCCGCACTCGTTTTCTTCTATTTCCTTTTTGATCCATCCCCCAAAATTGACAACGACCAATTTCCCGGCAGCGAGGGCATCAAAAAATTTATTGGGGGAGCCGGTCTCCAAAATGGGCACTGGCAGGTAGCTGATCAAGGCTGCGTCCGTGACGTTCATTATTTCGTTTACCCCATCGCGGTGGGTAAAACCCGTCAGCGTCAGGTTTTCCAGCCCCAGCCTTTTGGCCTCTTTTGCAACGTGGCCCTTCAATGCCCCATCGCCACATATTATAAAATGAATGGGCAGGCCTGCATGGAGCGAGGCCTTGGCACAGGCAATGAGGTAGTCCAGCCCGTTGGCCAGGCCGATGGCGCCAATATAGGAAACCACAAACTTCCCTTTCACCTGGTATTTTTCTTCCATGCGGGGGTCCCGTGTGGCCTTATGGAAGAATTCGGTATCGGCCATGTTGGGGACCAAATCAATCCTTTTGCCGGGGGCTTTCTTTTCGATGGCGGACCGAATGGCGGGCGATAGGGCCACGATGGACTGGGCGCCCTGGTAGGTATTGTGCTCCAGGTCGTAGAGCAGCTTTTTAAGAAAAGGGCCCTTTACCACGCCCATTTGCACCGGGGCATCCGGCCACAGGTCGCCCACCTCAAAAACATAGGGGATGTTGTACCGTTTTTTTATCCACCTGGCGGCCAGCCCCACGGTCAACGGCACGGAGATGGCATAGCATAACCGGGCACTTTTGAATTCCCCCGCCTTTTTCACCGATTTGAGGACAAACCTTATGAAAGAAAGGCTTCTCCTGAAGAAGCCAAAGCTGTTGTGATAAGGCACTTTGAGGTAGTGGACCTCAATGCCTGCCACGTTTTCCTTTTTGTAGGAGTGGCCGTGGGCGGTTATCACCACCACTTCCATCCCGCTGTGCACCAGGGCCTTCGCCAGGTAATAGGACCGGATGGCGCCACCGCCCGCAGGGGTTTTAAAATGCTGGTGCAGGATCAGGACTTTCACGCTGCAAAGAAAGCGCAATTGTTGACTTGGGGCAGGGTTGGCCGTGGATTTTGGCCTTTCAAATGGTCAAAAGGCCAAGGGTTTTTATTTTATCCAATAGGGGCTTGTTTGCCACAGGGCACAAACCATCCCCGGCACATAATTGTTTATGTTGGTTTTTCTGGATTTACAATGAAAGGACTAATGT
Coding sequences within:
- a CDS encoding glycosyltransferase family 4 protein, which codes for MKVLILHQHFKTPAGGGAIRSYYLAKALVHSGMEVVVITAHGHSYKKENVAGIEVHYLKVPYHNSFGFFRRSLSFIRFVLKSVKKAGEFKSARLCYAISVPLTVGLAARWIKKRYNIPYVFEVGDLWPDAPVQMGVVKGPFLKKLLYDLEHNTYQGAQSIVALSPAIRSAIEKKAPGKRIDLVPNMADTEFFHKATRDPRMEEKYQVKGKFVVSYIGAIGLANGLDYLIACAKASLHAGLPIHFIICGDGALKGHVAKEAKRLGLENLTLTGFTHRDGVNEIMNVTDAALISYLPVPILETGSPNKFFDALAAGKLVVVNFGGWIKKEIEENECGIHVDPRQPGDLIKKLEPFMSNRPLLERYQAHARSLAERKYSRKSLSVRFAHIITTAIPG
- a CDS encoding gliding motility lipoprotein GldB, which produces MRIVPIFLAITAFLAGCKNGDEEKCAFIPDTSGKKVTVKVEQLEDSVTRFSSKEELVGFFSRNTVLRDVFFNRKAYPDDSVFINELYTRFNNPYFDSLLIDTHQVFGDLRGLKDELNEAFTNLAYYYPHVKTPKVKTVITGLESDIFVSDSLIIIGLDYYLGPGARYKPNMYDYMLRRYRKNFIVPSIMLLYGIDGQFNKTNLEDRTVLADMISYGKSYYFAKQMLPCVPDSVLIGYTAEELKGSRENSDLIWKRLVQDEVFYSTSHLIKQKYIAERPKTLEVGEKCPGRIATWVGWEVVKKYMAGHSGVGLPQLMQNPSAKEIFSESGYKPM